The following proteins are co-located in the Candidatus Methanogranum gryphiswaldense genome:
- a CDS encoding TrkH family potassium uptake protein, with the protein MFDAVRLRLNHMERWKNSTIKIMGAVEFTLGVMLLIPTIVALIYGEDASYFFILVPPLMIAGSLQYLLFSKDNKMSPSVSILMMTVAWFIAFFVIAVPFYIYGFAWYDAIFESVSGFTTTGFSIVPNVEELPKSMLFWRSFSQWVGGVSVVLVFMFILPMMGIGGRAFINNEFTGTDMENYSVRMRSVAMSFIYIYILFSLMEVILLMAAGVNLFESTCMMMSCLSTGGFMVKADSLASYSFTVQLIVVIFMFLGGTNFYLHYRTLYRRDYKAYVRSQEFVWTFLWFVIAIFLVLLAIIIDEGKISGNVDDNFWYATFTVVSFGTATGYTIYDYSVWPAAASCLLLFVGFIGAMSGSTTGGVKVYRMIILKSYISYGFYKMLHPHAIRDVKLDGRTVDSDALMSAIVITVSFLIVAAVGTTLIALAEPDIDMMECLGLCIPSLGNVGAGLGQFGPAGSLVNLSVFTKLVMAAVMWIGRLEVFMVLILFTRAFWGDIILNTNSNKHSENRRQFFDSAYRRKRQ; encoded by the coding sequence ATGTTCGATGCGGTAAGACTGCGCTTGAACCATATGGAAAGATGGAAGAACAGCACCATCAAGATAATGGGTGCTGTGGAATTCACTCTCGGAGTGATGCTTCTAATCCCCACAATTGTTGCGTTGATCTATGGCGAGGACGCATCCTATTTTTTTATACTCGTACCACCGCTGATGATAGCAGGAAGTCTTCAGTATCTGTTGTTTTCTAAAGACAATAAAATGTCACCTTCTGTCAGCATATTGATGATGACGGTGGCATGGTTCATTGCATTTTTTGTCATAGCTGTTCCTTTTTACATATATGGTTTTGCGTGGTATGATGCCATATTTGAATCAGTGAGCGGATTCACTACCACTGGTTTTTCTATTGTTCCCAACGTGGAAGAATTGCCTAAGAGCATGCTTTTTTGGAGATCATTCTCTCAATGGGTGGGCGGTGTATCTGTAGTTCTAGTGTTCATGTTTATTTTGCCTATGATGGGGATTGGCGGTCGTGCGTTCATCAATAATGAATTTACAGGCACAGATATGGAGAATTATTCTGTGAGAATGAGAAGCGTTGCGATGAGTTTCATCTACATTTACATACTGTTCTCGTTGATGGAAGTAATTCTGTTAATGGCTGCAGGTGTCAATTTGTTCGAATCAACCTGCATGATGATGTCTTGCTTATCTACAGGAGGGTTCATGGTGAAAGCAGACAGTCTCGCTTCATATTCTTTCACGGTTCAATTAATCGTTGTGATATTCATGTTCCTTGGTGGAACAAATTTCTATCTGCACTATAGAACTCTGTATAGGCGTGACTACAAAGCCTATGTTAGAAGTCAAGAATTCGTTTGGACATTTTTATGGTTTGTCATTGCCATATTCTTGGTATTGTTAGCAATAATAATCGATGAGGGCAAAATATCTGGTAATGTAGATGATAATTTCTGGTATGCGACATTTACAGTAGTCTCGTTCGGGACTGCCACAGGGTATACGATATACGATTATTCTGTTTGGCCTGCTGCAGCATCCTGTCTTTTATTGTTTGTAGGATTCATAGGTGCTATGTCTGGATCCACGACAGGAGGTGTGAAAGTCTACAGGATGATCATCTTAAAATCATACATTTCCTACGGATTTTACAAGATGTTACATCCTCATGCAATAAGGGATGTTAAGTTAGATGGCCGTACTGTGGACAGCGATGCTCTGATGTCTGCTATTGTGATCACAGTATCTTTTTTGATTGTTGCTGCTGTGGGAACCACCTTGATCGCATTGGCCGAACCAGATATCGATATGATGGAGTGTTTGGGACTTTGTATTCCAAGCCTAGGTAATGTTGGAGCGGGATTAGGACAATTTGGTCCTGCAGGATCCCTTGTAAATCTATCTGTATTCACGAAATTAGTCATGGCTGCAGTGATGTGGATAGGACGTCTCGAAGTATTCATGGTATTGATATTATTCACCAGAGCATTCTGGGGTGACATAATTCTCAATACGAATTCTAACAAACATTCGGAGAACAGAAGGCAATTCTTCGACAGTGCATATAGAAGAAAGAGACAGTGA
- the xseB gene encoding exodeoxyribonuclease VII small subunit: protein MTNVENMSFEESITALEDMVKKLENGGLDLDESLKTYEEAIALREHCKKILEDSDRKVQKIMETANGIVKENLELND from the coding sequence ATGACAAATGTTGAGAATATGAGTTTCGAAGAGAGCATTACAGCCTTGGAAGACATGGTAAAAAAGCTCGAGAATGGCGGATTAGACCTGGATGAAAGCCTCAAGACATACGAAGAGGCCATCGCATTAAGAGAACACTGTAAGAAGATACTCGAGGACAGCGATCGCAAAGTTCAAAAGATAATGGAAACCGCAAACGGTATTGTAAAAGAGAACTTAGAACTCAACGATTGA
- a CDS encoding PD-(D/E)XK nuclease family protein, giving the protein MRKAKSIDELYEEVKDCDLVITNDAPLATALNARVQKARIGSFAYTPRQIAGRDSVRVLGRGVIGDLKLISAIADETGLDFKYIHGELENIRTIRRYRANPENYLYSKSAKEVYRSFNALPTVEKVMSNYDPSHSEFYTGRNNIAIIGLDLFDDLDKHFIPLEFKDVDMFEDGDYDIEKIHQIGNDRQIADNIVELITIEMVEDTAIVLDTEGPVADAIRAALYRRGLPFKNTMAVRDLSQIRDFIQFVSLALSYETLRVKHIREIFSNYGGYVKSKQDEYLLSKNVQNIKNDVALKLVDIMKNIRSMTFGEVMNAIVHPVQRPQVKILLDEMIMTEKKVTTKLVNQIVYAVNNVSDLHHNEQIPAEEKKGVLLVNCNNSVYIDRPFIIFVGIGPEWSLNIIGKEYIDREAESEKDLLRFSSLIQQGTSRIYAVNYMRGGKPAKPCGSFEQIYRDRVIESFKDVCSKEGGLIQGPWYIVKETEFSEKGEDPVDRIPVYDWKFSKSTYNLFRQCPRAYMFGEMMKTPDSEYTVFGSIIHEFAELYVCYPEMVKEKGLEYYLDLIQERYSGISCEQMVRIDRTDMCASMMNVMRYLDKAAPKNIILDRKNSDRKYPNELMVMEDCDLYCSATETEFRSSINPLFGNFDLISGTTITDYKTGKSCELREIRDKMALPKDHPEFQPMIYLALLHQSTGRLPCRFNQFYVKDRLKDSILDENFDVMLNVRVIEFIDMTFDEYIHSSDCSLKEEFTSKSNEKFLQAWDAFIDTLSEYGWKTREDWDNNLSLKNSVMNAVGMRSTDSNLKAVATAIRKVVKNTIGNMFCNDDKLIIPRDTVLEFLDRVDSDHLAASLMTISKFPADPCKDCSNCNFAKVCTMLVAKADEGEDVDE; this is encoded by the coding sequence ATGAGAAAGGCCAAGAGCATTGATGAACTTTACGAGGAGGTCAAGGATTGTGACCTCGTTATCACCAATGACGCACCGCTGGCGACGGCTTTAAATGCAAGGGTGCAAAAGGCAAGAATAGGTAGTTTCGCATACACTCCTAGACAGATAGCAGGTAGAGATTCTGTTCGTGTTCTTGGAAGAGGCGTGATAGGGGATCTCAAGCTCATTTCAGCGATCGCTGATGAGACTGGCCTTGATTTTAAGTATATTCATGGTGAGTTGGAGAATATTCGCACCATTCGTAGATATAGGGCAAATCCGGAGAATTATCTATATTCTAAATCGGCAAAGGAGGTCTATCGTTCATTCAATGCATTGCCTACAGTGGAGAAGGTCATGTCCAATTACGATCCTTCACACAGTGAATTCTATACGGGAAGAAATAACATTGCTATTATCGGTTTGGATCTCTTCGACGATCTGGATAAGCATTTCATTCCTTTGGAGTTCAAAGATGTCGATATGTTCGAGGATGGTGATTATGATATCGAAAAGATCCATCAGATAGGTAACGATCGCCAGATAGCGGACAATATTGTGGAATTGATTACTATTGAAATGGTCGAGGACACTGCCATCGTATTGGATACTGAAGGTCCGGTCGCCGATGCCATAAGGGCAGCGTTGTACAGAAGGGGATTACCATTCAAGAACACTATGGCCGTAAGAGACCTTTCTCAAATAAGGGATTTCATACAGTTCGTCTCATTGGCATTGAGTTATGAGACATTAAGGGTCAAACACATAAGGGAGATATTTTCCAATTATGGAGGATATGTAAAGTCCAAACAGGATGAATATCTTCTCTCAAAAAACGTTCAGAACATAAAGAATGATGTTGCTTTGAAATTGGTCGACATAATGAAGAACATACGCTCGATGACATTCGGCGAAGTGATGAATGCCATTGTACATCCTGTTCAAAGGCCGCAAGTGAAGATATTGTTGGATGAAATGATCATGACCGAAAAAAAGGTCACAACCAAATTGGTCAATCAAATTGTTTATGCTGTAAACAATGTATCGGATCTGCATCACAATGAACAGATTCCAGCTGAGGAGAAGAAAGGAGTCTTGCTTGTGAATTGCAATAATTCCGTCTATATAGACAGGCCGTTCATTATCTTTGTAGGAATCGGGCCGGAATGGTCACTCAATATAATTGGTAAAGAATATATTGACAGGGAAGCCGAGTCTGAAAAGGATCTTCTTAGATTTTCTTCGTTAATACAACAAGGCACTTCAAGAATATACGCAGTTAATTACATGAGAGGGGGAAAACCAGCAAAACCATGTGGTTCTTTTGAACAGATATATCGCGATAGGGTCATAGAGAGTTTCAAAGATGTTTGCAGTAAAGAGGGTGGGTTGATACAAGGGCCATGGTATATTGTCAAGGAGACGGAATTCTCTGAGAAAGGGGAAGACCCTGTAGACCGTATTCCAGTGTATGACTGGAAATTCTCAAAAAGTACTTACAATCTATTCCGTCAGTGTCCGCGCGCATACATGTTCGGTGAGATGATGAAGACCCCGGATTCCGAATATACGGTCTTTGGCAGTATAATTCACGAATTCGCAGAGCTCTATGTATGTTATCCTGAGATGGTCAAGGAGAAAGGTCTGGAATATTATCTGGATCTTATACAGGAAAGATATTCCGGGATATCTTGCGAGCAGATGGTGAGGATCGACAGAACCGATATGTGTGCAAGCATGATGAATGTCATGCGTTATTTGGACAAGGCAGCTCCAAAGAATATTATATTGGATCGTAAGAATTCTGATCGTAAATATCCAAACGAACTCATGGTCATGGAAGATTGCGATCTTTATTGTAGTGCAACAGAGACAGAATTCAGATCATCCATTAATCCTTTGTTTGGTAATTTCGATCTGATAAGCGGTACCACAATTACAGATTACAAAACAGGCAAGTCTTGTGAATTGAGAGAAATAAGGGACAAAATGGCTCTTCCAAAGGATCATCCGGAATTCCAACCGATGATATATCTTGCATTGTTGCATCAATCCACGGGTAGACTCCCATGCAGGTTCAATCAATTCTACGTAAAGGATAGGTTGAAGGATTCAATACTGGATGAGAATTTCGACGTTATGTTGAATGTAAGGGTTATTGAATTCATTGATATGACATTCGATGAATACATACACAGTTCTGATTGTTCTTTGAAGGAGGAATTCACATCCAAATCCAACGAGAAATTCCTTCAAGCATGGGATGCATTCATCGATACATTATCTGAGTATGGATGGAAAACCAGAGAGGACTGGGACAACAACTTGTCTCTGAAGAACTCTGTTATGAATGCAGTAGGGATGAGGTCAACCGATTCAAATCTAAAGGCAGTCGCGACTGCGATAAGAAAGGTCGTTAAGAATACAATAGGGAATATGTTCTGCAATGATGATAAATTGATAATACCCAGAGATACAGTTTTAGAATTTTTGGATAGAGTAGATTCGGATCATCTTGCCGCATCGTTGATGACCATATCGAAATTCCCTGCAGATCCGTGTAAGGATTGTTCAAATTGTAATTTTGCTAAAGTATGTACCATGTTAGTTGCAAAGGCCGATGAGGGAGAGGATGTTGATGAATGA
- a CDS encoding tetratricopeptide repeat protein, whose amino-acid sequence MNRDQAFKEIQKNIGVGNKDAVGQQIMLIASNSHDDPMTLLTCASLLKVVEEDEKVDEVVNIIMNNLPSNETSKIEIVKGLKGIGRFKEAAKILENLAICDDIQRERMSVRYGLGDYSGSVESYNLIQEPTLDDEIVMIDALCSMKEFKIANDESIRLLNEAPSDYYVQRCHCSVLLRWGHEKEAESFVKEILKNDKSSANTNALAAYFMWMNGKISAAGAYATKAVKTDPKNIGAMETLAFCLIEKGKINEAKIIAGAINEQTPGHQAVVRILDMCRQ is encoded by the coding sequence ATGAACAGGGACCAGGCCTTCAAGGAGATCCAAAAGAACATTGGTGTCGGCAACAAGGACGCAGTTGGACAGCAGATCATGCTTATTGCATCAAATTCCCATGATGATCCGATGACACTTTTGACATGTGCCTCACTTCTAAAGGTCGTAGAAGAAGATGAGAAGGTCGATGAGGTTGTTAACATCATCATGAACAACTTGCCCTCCAATGAGACTTCGAAGATCGAGATCGTCAAAGGTCTAAAGGGGATCGGACGTTTCAAAGAAGCAGCAAAGATCCTTGAGAACCTTGCCATATGTGACGATATCCAAAGAGAACGCATGTCTGTACGTTACGGGCTGGGTGATTACTCTGGATCGGTAGAATCGTATAATTTGATCCAAGAACCTACTTTGGATGACGAAATAGTGATGATCGATGCGCTCTGTTCAATGAAAGAATTCAAGATCGCCAACGATGAGAGCATCAGACTTCTGAATGAAGCTCCGTCAGACTACTATGTCCAGAGATGCCACTGCTCCGTTCTTCTAAGATGGGGACACGAGAAAGAAGCAGAATCTTTTGTCAAAGAGATCTTAAAGAATGATAAAAGCTCAGCAAATACCAATGCCTTAGCAGCGTATTTCATGTGGATGAACGGAAAGATCTCCGCTGCTGGTGCATATGCTACCAAAGCTGTCAAGACCGACCCCAAAAACATAGGTGCGATGGAAACCCTAGCGTTCTGTCTTATTGAAAAGGGAAAAATCAACGAAGCAAAGATAATCGCAGGAGCTATAAACGAACAGACCCCTGGACACCAAGCGGTCGTCCGTATATTGGACATGTGCAGACAGTGA
- a CDS encoding ATP-binding protein — MLKSIKVYGLFDEYDYSVDLSDNYVTFVHSQNGFGKSTLMRLIYNVLSGELEEVFETPFDRLDLVFDDETVLFVENNKDDLHIQIQRNEVEEELAAEDLKKILKVTYMSPDRMTISKDGHLVPALDYYLECLAVKMKEAGEHCQLTDQPRKHKSELSDSELEFWCKDMKAKLEFIKQAGFEPDMPPSYRFPPSRFEIMEYREDYTNLAYSVNDYVEKYHSLAESIVVYMDIVNSIFVNKVIYVNETGALTAKMDNGTTLPICKLSSGEKQILVIFYRLLFETDVGSLAIIDEPEISLHISWQQQIGKIFMDVAKLRTLHIIVATHSPQIIHDNWNLAVELKVE, encoded by the coding sequence ATGCTCAAATCGATAAAGGTGTACGGATTGTTCGATGAATACGATTACAGCGTTGATTTGAGTGATAACTATGTAACATTCGTTCATTCTCAGAATGGATTCGGAAAATCCACGTTGATGAGACTTATATACAATGTGTTGAGCGGTGAGCTTGAAGAAGTTTTTGAAACACCTTTTGATAGATTGGACTTGGTGTTCGATGACGAAACGGTCCTCTTTGTGGAGAACAATAAGGATGATCTCCATATTCAGATACAAAGGAATGAGGTAGAGGAAGAACTCGCAGCCGAGGACCTAAAGAAGATCTTGAAGGTTACATATATGTCACCAGATAGGATGACCATCTCCAAGGACGGACATCTTGTGCCTGCATTGGATTATTATCTCGAATGCTTGGCGGTAAAGATGAAGGAAGCAGGAGAACATTGTCAACTGACCGATCAACCAAGAAAGCATAAGTCAGAATTATCAGACAGTGAACTGGAATTCTGGTGTAAGGACATGAAGGCCAAATTGGAGTTCATAAAGCAGGCTGGATTTGAGCCAGATATGCCACCAAGTTATAGGTTCCCCCCTTCAAGATTCGAGATCATGGAATATCGTGAGGATTATACTAATTTGGCATATTCTGTGAATGATTATGTGGAAAAATATCATTCGCTTGCAGAATCGATAGTCGTATACATGGACATAGTGAACAGTATTTTTGTTAACAAGGTCATTTATGTAAATGAGACAGGGGCCCTCACAGCTAAGATGGACAATGGGACCACTCTTCCGATATGCAAGCTCTCTTCCGGAGAGAAACAGATACTCGTCATATTCTATCGTCTTTTATTCGAGACAGATGTAGGGTCGCTTGCGATAATCGATGAACCGGAGATATCACTTCATATATCATGGCAACAGCAGATCGGAAAGATATTCATGGATGTTGCCAAGCTAAGAACATTGCACATAATAGTGGCGACGCATTCGCCACAGATTATTCATGACAATTGGAATCTCGCTGTGGAACTGAAAGTGGAATAA
- the trkA gene encoding Trk system potassium transporter TrkA: MKVIIVGGGNVGYTSAEALCKVHEVLVIEKDSVKADNIKSLLNVSVLHEDGSNPKVLRSAIGRTDADIIFSALPDDGLNLFIGMIAKRYKPSIKTIACLRDPDYEIKTVAEGFEGIDMFISPEQIMSDKISKIASLENVIQYDYIESKGAALVTFKVENEHELVGKVVMDINMPDNCSIVAIYRGDNTIIKTETAQVHVDDRICMLGTPEAVESFNKLMGVKREAKEFVIIGATVTGISIAKALMASGKRKYIKIIDRNEISCRTAARILNDVLVVNADIADPQIMRGENIDRADVIISVSPNDERNLLACMAGLKFGTRKIITKYSTAEYEEIFKYTGIESIIGYHRVISNEVMKNLIYDENAILVLDREDEYFFGATIDGKSKMVNRCYGDIKIPDGIRIVAIIRKNKIIYPKMNTIFLDGDKVMIFAHNANAAKLVKFMGHETPVEL, translated from the coding sequence ATGAAGGTAATCATTGTTGGAGGCGGAAATGTTGGATACACCTCTGCCGAGGCCCTCTGTAAAGTGCATGAGGTCCTGGTGATCGAAAAGGATTCGGTCAAAGCGGACAACATTAAGAGTCTTCTCAATGTTTCAGTGCTTCATGAGGATGGAAGCAATCCAAAAGTTTTAAGGTCCGCCATAGGCAGAACGGATGCAGACATAATATTCTCGGCACTTCCGGACGATGGTCTGAATCTGTTCATAGGGATGATTGCCAAACGTTATAAACCGTCCATAAAGACGATCGCATGCCTCAGAGACCCCGATTATGAGATCAAGACAGTGGCTGAAGGGTTTGAGGGCATTGATATGTTCATTTCCCCTGAGCAGATAATGTCAGATAAGATCAGTAAGATCGCTTCTTTGGAGAATGTTATTCAATACGACTATATCGAGAGTAAAGGTGCAGCTCTTGTTACATTCAAGGTCGAGAATGAGCACGAACTTGTTGGAAAGGTCGTTATGGATATCAATATGCCTGATAATTGCTCCATTGTTGCCATTTATCGTGGTGATAACACAATAATAAAAACGGAAACAGCTCAGGTCCATGTTGATGATAGGATATGCATGCTAGGTACACCCGAGGCCGTTGAATCCTTCAATAAACTAATGGGTGTGAAGAGAGAGGCCAAGGAGTTTGTTATCATAGGAGCCACAGTAACGGGTATCTCGATAGCAAAGGCTCTAATGGCATCTGGAAAGAGGAAATACATAAAGATCATTGATAGAAACGAGATAAGTTGCAGAACAGCTGCTCGGATACTCAACGATGTGCTTGTTGTGAATGCCGATATTGCAGACCCTCAGATCATGAGGGGCGAGAATATAGACAGGGCAGATGTGATAATCAGTGTATCACCTAACGATGAGCGCAATCTACTCGCATGCATGGCAGGATTGAAATTCGGTACGAGGAAGATAATTACAAAGTATTCCACGGCAGAATATGAGGAGATATTCAAGTATACAGGTATAGAGTCCATCATTGGGTATCACCGTGTGATTTCCAACGAGGTCATGAAGAATCTGATCTACGACGAGAACGCCATACTTGTATTGGATCGTGAAGATGAATATTTCTTTGGAGCTACGATAGATGGTAAATCTAAGATGGTCAATCGTTGTTATGGTGATATCAAGATACCAGATGGCATTCGTATCGTTGCAATAATTAGGAAAAACAAGATCATTTATCCTAAGATGAATACTATATTTCTCGACGGGGACAAGGTAATGATCTTTGCCCATAATGCTAATGCGGCAAAACTTGTCAAATTTATGGGACATGAGACCCCTGTGGAGTTGTAA
- a CDS encoding DUF4435 domain-containing protein — protein sequence MLRSTFKGTFVVVEGVTDSRLYGKFIKKEDVNVAIAYSKENVRHSVMECRTNRGDLKIIGIVDPDLDRLNGWEYRAPIFTTDHRDLESMILCTRALDDLLIEYADAGQLKKFEDKFGVVKDVIAKATAPIGMLMFISQRDGLGLCFKDLDYRYFINKRTLENDYYKMIDEVFSLSRSPNINKKDALAKLIKDMDSLEDLWLAVRGHDAVAVLAIGLSDVFGSYNCSGMKCGQIGGSLRLAFSYDYFADTELYKDTSEWSKKTQNPLWLNR from the coding sequence ATGTTGAGGTCCACATTCAAAGGTACTTTTGTTGTAGTTGAGGGCGTGACCGATAGTAGACTCTATGGTAAATTCATAAAGAAAGAAGATGTCAATGTCGCCATAGCATATTCCAAGGAAAATGTCAGGCATTCTGTAATGGAGTGTAGGACCAACAGAGGAGATCTTAAGATAATCGGTATAGTGGATCCGGATCTCGACCGTTTGAACGGATGGGAATACAGGGCTCCGATATTCACAACCGACCATCGTGACCTGGAAAGTATGATCCTTTGCACTCGAGCTTTGGACGATCTTCTAATAGAGTACGCTGACGCCGGACAGTTGAAGAAATTTGAGGATAAATTCGGAGTCGTTAAGGATGTGATCGCAAAAGCTACTGCCCCGATCGGTATGCTCATGTTCATATCGCAGCGGGATGGGCTCGGACTATGTTTTAAAGATCTGGATTACAGATATTTCATAAACAAGCGCACTCTTGAGAATGATTACTACAAGATGATAGATGAAGTATTTTCCTTGTCAAGGTCTCCAAACATAAATAAAAAAGATGCTTTAGCAAAATTGATCAAGGATATGGATTCATTGGAGGACCTATGGCTCGCCGTAAGGGGTCACGATGCGGTCGCAGTGTTAGCTATAGGACTTTCGGACGTATTCGGTTCCTATAATTGCAGTGGGATGAAATGCGGCCAGATCGGCGGATCGTTGAGATTGGCGTTTTCTTATGATTATTTTGCAGATACTGAATTGTACAAGGATACTTCAGAATGGAGCAAGAAGACACAGAATCCTCTTTGGCTCAATCGTTGA
- the xseA gene encoding exodeoxyribonuclease VII large subunit, giving the protein MEETITVTQLNTRVKNVMTNAPGVTDVWVTGEISNFKLYSSGHCYFTLKDNGSEIRCVMFKSAKARIDFEPTDNMEVAVYGSVDIYVERGSYQFMVQTMKRGGIGNLYAELEKLKRKLEAEGLFEQKRKRKLPIYPKVIGVVTSQSGAVIHDIITTSGRRFPADIILAPAKVQGEGAAQSIAAGIELLNRIGVDVIIVGRGGGSMEDLWAFNEEKTVRAIAASKVPTISAVGHESDFTLSDLVADVRAATPTAAAEIALRDKIEIMNQLNNDTVRLNRALSYKIEKMRSRFNKVDSKLSPKRAEEMVAMKSMRLDHISTRLAGALRNTVEMMRRRYAFAEMRLEKVPENLIPSRIRTLENLTNRLEALDPYNVLGRGYSMVTDENGKALTSTRSVKKGKNIIVRMRDGSIDAEIKEVRPNDKC; this is encoded by the coding sequence ATGGAAGAGACCATAACTGTCACGCAACTGAACACGCGCGTAAAGAACGTCATGACCAATGCGCCCGGTGTAACTGATGTATGGGTTACAGGTGAGATCTCCAATTTCAAACTTTATTCCTCGGGCCATTGTTATTTTACTCTGAAGGACAACGGCAGCGAGATACGTTGCGTTATGTTCAAATCCGCAAAGGCAAGGATCGATTTCGAACCTACTGACAACATGGAGGTCGCTGTTTACGGAAGTGTCGACATCTATGTCGAAAGGGGCTCTTATCAATTCATGGTCCAGACCATGAAACGCGGAGGGATCGGCAACCTTTATGCAGAACTTGAAAAACTGAAAAGGAAATTGGAGGCCGAAGGACTTTTCGAACAAAAAAGAAAGAGAAAACTTCCTATCTACCCCAAGGTCATCGGTGTGGTCACATCTCAATCCGGAGCTGTCATCCACGATATAATCACAACCTCTGGAAGAAGATTCCCTGCCGATATAATTCTTGCACCAGCAAAGGTACAAGGAGAAGGGGCCGCACAGTCGATAGCAGCGGGTATAGAATTACTTAACCGGATCGGCGTGGATGTTATTATCGTCGGAAGGGGAGGAGGTTCGATGGAGGATCTTTGGGCCTTCAATGAAGAAAAGACTGTTAGGGCCATAGCAGCCTCTAAAGTACCTACCATATCCGCTGTCGGTCATGAATCCGACTTCACTCTATCCGACCTTGTGGCGGATGTACGCGCTGCCACTCCGACCGCTGCTGCCGAAATAGCACTTAGGGATAAGATCGAGATAATGAATCAGCTCAACAACGATACCGTACGTCTCAACCGGGCACTCAGCTATAAGATAGAAAAAATGAGAAGCAGATTCAACAAGGTCGATTCCAAACTCTCACCGAAACGTGCAGAAGAGATGGTAGCCATGAAGAGCATGCGCTTAGATCATATATCCACAAGATTAGCTGGAGCGCTTAGAAACACTGTGGAGATGATGCGTAGAAGGTATGCCTTTGCTGAGATGAGATTAGAAAAGGTTCCTGAGAATCTGATACCTTCAAGGATCAGGACCTTGGAGAATCTCACTAACCGTTTAGAGGCCCTGGATCCGTACAATGTCCTCGGAAGAGGATACAGCATGGTGACCGATGAGAACGGTAAAGCACTAACATCGACAAGATCGGTGAAAAAAGGAAAGAACATAATCGTCCGTATGCGTGATGGATCCATAGACGCAGAGATTAAAGAAGTGAGACCAAATGACAAATGTTGA
- a CDS encoding PaaI family thioesterase: MDMKTLKEIVSPELHEYLPRILDMCEAPYAVANGIELVSLTPECTRMRKSIHQDDMNSMGRVHGAALFGLIDHTFAVAANVKTDGTGQCCNIIYHRPCTDNEVESEARLINESKSLQIFDVRVYSGSKLRVSATCTGFKINR; the protein is encoded by the coding sequence ATGGACATGAAGACCTTGAAGGAAATTGTCAGTCCTGAATTGCATGAATATCTTCCACGTATATTGGATATGTGTGAGGCGCCTTATGCAGTTGCGAATGGAATTGAATTAGTAAGTCTTACTCCTGAATGCACACGCATGAGGAAATCCATCCACCAGGACGATATGAATAGCATGGGAAGGGTGCATGGTGCCGCATTGTTTGGTTTGATAGATCATACGTTTGCCGTAGCGGCCAATGTGAAAACAGACGGTACGGGACAATGTTGCAATATAATCTATCATAGGCCGTGTACTGATAATGAGGTCGAGTCTGAGGCTAGACTTATAAATGAATCTAAATCATTGCAGATATTTGACGTAAGGGTATACAGTGGCAGTAAACTCAGGGTATCTGCTACATGTACGGGATTTAAGATCAACAGGTGA